In Edaphobacter dinghuensis, one genomic interval encodes:
- a CDS encoding polysaccharide biosynthesis/export family protein, translating into MKWSLVLLMAMSSAMPAVAVAQQAQSPAAATAQNTVSDATQKPSTTDSSDIAHYIIGPEDSLQITVWKEPTLSGTVPVRPDGRISLVLLGDLQAAGMTPMQLAADITQRLKKYVQDPIVSVVVLAVNSQRVFMIGEVGHVGAISMTAGMTPLQAIAAAGGLSPFAHSKHIYILRGTGATQKKIPYDYKKALKGDDKQGVSLQPGDTIVVP; encoded by the coding sequence ATGAAGTGGTCTCTTGTTTTGCTCATGGCAATGTCGTCTGCGATGCCTGCTGTTGCGGTAGCCCAGCAAGCGCAATCTCCAGCCGCAGCCACTGCGCAGAATACCGTGTCGGATGCAACGCAGAAGCCATCGACAACGGACTCCAGCGATATTGCCCACTATATTATCGGGCCCGAAGACTCCCTTCAGATCACGGTCTGGAAGGAGCCCACGCTCTCCGGCACAGTTCCCGTGCGCCCCGACGGCAGAATCTCGCTGGTTCTTCTGGGCGACCTGCAGGCTGCTGGCATGACCCCCATGCAACTCGCTGCCGATATCACTCAGCGGCTTAAGAAATACGTTCAGGACCCCATCGTTTCGGTCGTCGTTCTTGCCGTCAACAGCCAGAGGGTCTTCATGATCGGCGAGGTGGGACATGTCGGAGCCATCTCGATGACCGCGGGCATGACCCCCTTGCAGGCCATCGCCGCAGCCGGCGGTCTGTCGCCATTTGCTCACTCCAAACACATCTATATTCTGCGTGGCACCGGAGCTACCCAGAAGAAGATCCCCTACGACTATAAAAAGGCGCTGAAAGGCGACGATAAACAGGGCGTTTCGCTTCAACCTGGCGACACGATTGTGGTCCCATGA
- a CDS encoding tetratricopeptide repeat protein, translating into MKRLLTPARYRVFVVLGLAVTLSLNMGCKRDPNKLKHRYLDSGKRYEDQGKLKEAAIQFSNALKVDHNFGDAHYELSKVYLKQGAMMQGYAELMRTVDLQPNNLKARIDLGNLLLAGHQPDKAADQANAVLALDSKNADAYALLSSIAATKGDRAEALKQINQALALDPNRAGFHASLGLLESSDPTSGTAAEGELRKAVSLDGKNVTAHLVLAALLEKKNDLAGAETELKNAIAADPKNIIARASLANFYIRRNDTGNAEATLHQATEDLNDTGTGADLLASYYLRTGQLDKANAAYADLVSKHPKSAPLKLVYAQILLRKGDIPKVREISDELNKTDSNLPEVAVLKSMLLLNDNKTDEAFGVLQKAAKANPENLQVKLWLGRAALAKGDTNTAQQSFRDASRINPKSLEAQSGLAQVSLQLHDYTTLAQVAEASIAIAPQSAIPYLWRGMAEGSQKLWDKAEADFNQAIKLDPKNAGAYLELAQLRLIQKKVPEAQSLLEQSLQNNPNSARALSLLASTYIYQKQPAKALSRVQEQIAKSPQNSEMYDLLAGLQMQSGDANGSLASAQKAMQINPKDQSAVMAYARAQVGVGDTPKAIATWQQWTKDHPNDAQAFTVLGSLQEAQGDRSGATDSYKKALSIEPDQAVASNNLAYLMTETGGNLDVALSLAQTARRQMPNSPDAADTLAWVYYQKGNYDSARDVLEDTVKTSPDSASIQYHLGMIYSKLSDKTNAELHLKKAAALAPNTQTAKDAEKELGLIG; encoded by the coding sequence ATGAAGAGATTACTGACTCCGGCAAGATATCGGGTTTTCGTGGTTTTGGGTCTGGCCGTAACACTGAGCCTCAATATGGGCTGCAAACGCGACCCCAATAAGCTGAAGCATCGGTATCTGGACAGCGGAAAGCGCTATGAAGACCAGGGCAAGCTAAAGGAAGCCGCAATCCAGTTCTCGAATGCGTTGAAGGTGGACCACAACTTCGGCGACGCGCACTATGAGCTGTCGAAGGTCTACCTGAAGCAGGGTGCGATGATGCAGGGCTATGCCGAGCTGATGCGTACCGTCGATCTGCAGCCGAACAACCTGAAGGCACGCATTGACCTGGGCAATCTGTTGCTCGCTGGTCATCAGCCGGACAAGGCCGCCGACCAGGCCAATGCGGTTCTCGCACTCGACAGCAAAAATGCCGATGCCTACGCTCTGCTCTCAAGCATTGCGGCGACGAAGGGCGACCGGGCCGAGGCTCTCAAGCAGATCAACCAGGCGCTTGCTCTCGATCCAAACCGTGCGGGCTTCCATGCCTCGCTCGGATTGCTCGAAAGCTCTGATCCGACCAGCGGCACTGCTGCTGAAGGCGAGCTTCGCAAGGCCGTCTCGCTTGACGGCAAGAATGTGACGGCGCACCTGGTGCTGGCGGCGCTGCTCGAAAAGAAGAACGATCTGGCAGGAGCTGAGACCGAGCTGAAGAATGCCATCGCCGCCGATCCGAAGAACATCATCGCGCGCGCGAGCCTCGCCAACTTCTATATCCGCCGGAACGATACGGGAAATGCAGAGGCGACATTGCATCAGGCGACCGAGGACCTGAACGATACGGGTACGGGCGCCGATCTGCTGGCTTCCTACTACTTGCGCACCGGTCAACTCGACAAAGCAAATGCCGCGTATGCCGACCTGGTATCGAAGCATCCGAAGAGCGCTCCGCTGAAGCTCGTCTATGCGCAGATTCTGCTGCGCAAGGGCGACATTCCGAAGGTGCGTGAGATCTCCGACGAGCTGAACAAGACGGACAGCAATCTTCCCGAGGTAGCTGTTCTAAAGAGCATGCTCCTCCTCAACGACAATAAGACGGACGAGGCGTTCGGCGTGTTGCAGAAGGCGGCCAAGGCCAATCCGGAGAACCTGCAGGTCAAGCTCTGGCTGGGCCGTGCGGCACTTGCAAAGGGCGACACCAATACAGCGCAGCAGAGCTTCCGCGATGCATCGCGCATCAATCCGAAGAGCCTGGAAGCGCAGAGCGGCCTGGCGCAGGTTTCGTTGCAGCTCCATGACTATACGACGCTGGCACAGGTGGCCGAGGCGAGCATCGCCATTGCACCGCAGTCGGCGATTCCCTACCTGTGGCGCGGTATGGCCGAGGGAAGCCAGAAGCTATGGGACAAGGCTGAGGCTGACTTCAACCAGGCCATCAAGCTTGATCCGAAGAACGCGGGAGCATATCTGGAGCTGGCCCAGCTTCGCCTGATCCAGAAGAAGGTTCCTGAAGCACAGAGCCTGCTGGAGCAGTCGCTGCAGAACAACCCCAACTCGGCACGAGCCCTGAGCCTGCTGGCCTCCACCTACATCTATCAGAAGCAGCCCGCAAAGGCGCTGAGCCGGGTACAGGAACAGATCGCCAAGTCTCCGCAAAACAGCGAGATGTATGACCTGCTGGCAGGGCTGCAGATGCAGTCGGGAGATGCCAATGGATCGCTCGCCTCGGCGCAGAAGGCAATGCAGATCAATCCGAAGGACCAGTCTGCCGTGATGGCCTATGCTCGTGCGCAGGTTGGTGTCGGCGATACACCGAAGGCGATTGCCACTTGGCAGCAGTGGACGAAGGACCATCCCAACGATGCTCAGGCGTTCACCGTGCTGGGTTCGTTGCAGGAGGCACAGGGCGATCGCAGCGGTGCTACCGATTCGTACAAGAAAGCGCTGTCGATCGAACCTGATCAAGCAGTCGCCTCGAACAACCTCGCCTACCTGATGACGGAGACGGGCGGCAATCTGGACGTCGCCCTGTCGCTGGCACAGACGGCACGCCGCCAGATGCCTAATTCACCCGATGCTGCCGACACGCTGGCGTGGGTCTACTACCAGAAGGGGAACTACGATTCAGCCCGCGATGTGCTGGAAGATACGGTCAAGACCTCCCCCGACAGCGCATCGATCCAATATCACCTGGGGATGATCTACAGCAAGCTCTCTGACAAGACGAACGCCGAGCTTCATCTGAAGAAGGCCGCTGCCCTGGCTCCAAATACGCAGACAGCGAAGGACGCAGAAAAGGAACTGGGCCTTATCGGTTGA
- the xrtA gene encoding exosortase A, protein MTGSTQAESYPPELIADRQGREPSGSNAANGTQKYGWLPYAIIAALLVAIYYHIAAKLVYDWYTIPDYSHGFLVPLFAGYLIWDKRAKLSTIPVEPTWRGFSLIVLGIILLILGVYGVELFTTRMSFLFLMAGLIWTFFGSRMLRELRFPLLVLILAIPIPAIIFNHITFPLQLMASHIASNILPMLGVPVLQEGNVIQLPVMKLEVAEACSGIRSLMSLFALAVFYGYFLERTTSRRTILALASIPIAVAANVVRIVGTGLCVQYWDPDKALGFFHEFSGWVMFVISLCCLYLVHRTMQLIRPTTGKKA, encoded by the coding sequence ATGACAGGCAGCACTCAAGCCGAGTCCTACCCTCCTGAGCTGATCGCGGACCGGCAAGGCCGCGAGCCAAGCGGCTCGAACGCCGCGAACGGGACACAGAAATACGGCTGGCTACCTTATGCCATCATCGCCGCACTTCTGGTCGCAATCTACTACCATATTGCCGCCAAACTGGTTTACGACTGGTACACCATTCCCGACTACTCGCACGGTTTCCTGGTGCCGCTGTTTGCCGGGTACCTGATATGGGACAAGAGGGCAAAGCTAAGTACCATTCCGGTAGAGCCGACATGGCGCGGGTTCTCGCTGATCGTACTCGGGATTATCCTGCTGATTCTCGGCGTCTATGGGGTAGAGCTGTTTACCACCCGCATGTCCTTCCTTTTCCTGATGGCAGGACTGATATGGACGTTCTTCGGCAGCCGGATGCTGCGCGAGTTGCGGTTTCCCCTTTTGGTACTGATCCTCGCCATTCCGATTCCCGCCATTATCTTCAATCACATTACCTTTCCGCTGCAGCTTATGGCGTCGCACATTGCGAGCAACATTCTGCCGATGCTGGGTGTTCCGGTGCTGCAAGAGGGCAACGTCATTCAGTTGCCGGTGATGAAGCTGGAAGTAGCCGAGGCGTGCAGCGGCATCCGTTCGTTGATGAGCCTGTTTGCGCTGGCAGTCTTTTACGGCTATTTCCTTGAGCGCACTACATCGCGCCGGACGATTCTGGCGCTGGCCAGCATTCCCATTGCCGTCGCCGCCAATGTCGTCCGCATCGTCGGCACAGGCTTGTGCGTTCAATACTGGGACCCGGACAAGGCGCTTGGGTTCTTTCACGAGTTTTCCGGTTGGGTGATGTTCGTCATCTCACTCTGCTGCCTGTACCTGGTGCACCGGACTATGCAGCTCATTCGACCGACGACTGGGAAAAAAGCATGA
- a CDS encoding exosortase C-terminal domain/associated protein EpsI, which yields MKSPKFWTVVLLLFVTALILHSRGDKDRVPFSQPLSQMPETIGQWTGQDLPIADDVLAILGKGDFLNRVYTSSLPIQIGQDSTPVGSNLPIGLFIGYFPTQRTGQSIHSPQNCLPGAGWTFDSRRYITMQDVNGKSYRVGEYQISNGDTRQFVIYWYQAHGRSIPNEYVARAYMVADAIRMNRTDGALVRVITQIAPTETVAEARKRALRFTALMAPMLPRFIPN from the coding sequence ATGAAATCGCCGAAGTTCTGGACAGTCGTCCTTCTCCTCTTCGTTACCGCACTTATCCTGCACAGCCGTGGGGATAAAGATCGCGTACCGTTCAGCCAGCCTTTGAGCCAGATGCCGGAGACGATCGGCCAATGGACGGGCCAGGACCTGCCCATCGCAGACGATGTTCTCGCCATATTGGGAAAGGGTGACTTTCTCAATCGGGTCTACACCAGCTCGCTGCCCATCCAAATCGGCCAGGATTCAACGCCGGTTGGTTCTAATCTTCCGATCGGTCTGTTTATCGGCTACTTCCCCACCCAGCGTACGGGCCAGTCCATCCACTCGCCGCAGAACTGCCTGCCAGGTGCGGGCTGGACGTTCGATTCCCGCCGCTACATCACGATGCAGGATGTGAACGGTAAAAGCTATAGGGTCGGCGAGTACCAGATCAGCAATGGGGACACGAGACAGTTTGTCATTTACTGGTACCAGGCGCATGGGAGAAGCATTCCCAATGAGTATGTCGCCAGGGCTTACATGGTCGCCGACGCGATCCGCATGAACCGCACCGATGGAGCGCTGGTACGCGTCATCACACAGATTGCGCCGACAGAGACGGTTGCGGAGGCGCGGAAACGCGCACTTCGCTTTACTGCCTTAATGGCACCGATGCTGCCCCGATTCATCCCAAACTAG
- a CDS encoding Ig-like domain-containing protein, with translation MGGTGFLPADQVCSNGVNNYVKHGLMLSYLTGQGPSNSTVSDLSIHGLSNEAVSGGKMNQSASDVMNLSDIYIYGNGGAGFDSDAGNCGNSCESVGTVNINHWIVNWNGCVEVKPNGGTIGGNGYTDCTDQSHSGYGDGFTMIAEGNSTWNVSDISVNWNTQDGFDGLHMGDDPTTNPVVNITRLSAQGNMGQQLKTGGSIKLTNSWFNGNCRRLSTPFAPNPNGYNAQLGDFCRAGPISIAIQLLDGRSSTIENNTSVGYSQTMWAFLCVEGQTCSTATQVVFLNNLNFGINDPDSGDNPVPAGMYFGESPFAVTDPFANQGSSISHNLWYGVRGAAPFGTCPQDVTYETNAVCANPKLVAETDYDNINPALTASSPAIGAGIPITGMATDFADASRPVSNPSIGAFEYGSGTGGTTTAPTSQPATVTLSVPSSTVTAGQPVTLSATLAVSGSVVPTGTVSFMNGSTSLGTATLSNSGTATLSLSSLAAGNYTVTAVYSGDSHYGAGTSNAVAVTVSGTSSTTPPPVTGTPPPVTGTPPPVTSTPPPVTSSPPPVTGSSPGTAAITISQPNYGFNVIPGSTRRVFATATNATSSQITWSVKSGSAQISSTTGPWVDVTAPATGSSCSYTGTSAQYGVSSSTQFTIEAALAESGAKVATATFNVCNPTVEVSVVPFYRALYANQPADVQSLVLGAVNQNVHWAITSQPKGGDGKLTDSASRDTLFVGTVPGRYELTATSVANTGKSATAILYVTGHKMPYRVTPNLTEPVDCSVDPSMQGAVYEVGPSQTFKTLASVPFPTMLPGSTVRLHNEDKTGLNPTTYHEYVEISQPATAEQPFRLCGVPDASGHLPIIDGTKATGRPDTSTDIAGYGLLTLHNSDAFAYWPKFIAAQYIVVEGIQFRDANPVTSYTAPTGSSHAWQSSAACIHISEAQNVTFVGNDIGSCGNGVLSDFNSNAGWGASDVNVLWEGNNIHNNGIAGSNQDHQMYLQSWNNIVQFNRIDNYTKGALGANIKSRGLNDIIRYNYLGDGTQREMDLVDVKDAPAYMSFTGFLSGGTNSFHALYSKDSYPADRIAAEQEAWNSHFVYGNIYQNSTSAAPIHFSMDTAGGELARKGSLYWYNNTFYQKACTTCSSVWTLFDTTGGNGTYFPQAQFQTVQAYNNVIWMDSVAKPYFEWNNYSAFIGVGGGNLLTSNWGSDLTTGGTGTGWSVDSSAVAYQGSLPLDNHLTGFDKNDIKTSGSIPFDRTSWTLGTAITAVQSVPSAVCEMPTRFAYLPNLGYAVPRTATPNVGATDTIAETAELINQAAGSGRYNTRYSNCH, from the coding sequence ATGGGCGGTACTGGTTTTCTTCCGGCCGATCAGGTGTGCTCGAACGGCGTCAATAACTATGTGAAACACGGTTTGATGCTGAGCTATCTGACTGGGCAGGGTCCTTCTAACTCAACCGTATCTGACCTTTCGATTCACGGACTTTCGAACGAGGCAGTCAGCGGCGGCAAAATGAATCAATCAGCCAGTGATGTGATGAACTTATCGGATATCTACATCTACGGTAATGGCGGAGCCGGATTCGATTCAGATGCAGGTAACTGCGGAAATTCGTGTGAGTCGGTAGGCACGGTGAATATCAATCATTGGATCGTTAACTGGAACGGTTGCGTTGAAGTGAAGCCCAACGGCGGCACGATCGGAGGCAATGGTTACACCGACTGTACGGACCAGTCTCATTCAGGATACGGCGATGGTTTCACCATGATTGCTGAAGGTAACAGCACCTGGAATGTCTCCGATATCTCCGTCAATTGGAATACGCAGGATGGGTTTGATGGCCTTCACATGGGAGACGATCCAACAACAAATCCGGTGGTCAATATTACTCGGCTGAGCGCGCAGGGTAATATGGGCCAACAACTGAAGACGGGCGGATCGATCAAGCTCACGAACAGTTGGTTCAACGGAAATTGCCGTCGACTTTCCACTCCATTTGCACCGAATCCGAATGGGTATAACGCTCAATTGGGAGACTTCTGCCGAGCAGGTCCAATCTCTATAGCTATTCAGCTTTTAGACGGCCGTTCTTCGACGATCGAGAATAATACGTCGGTTGGATACAGCCAGACTATGTGGGCTTTCTTATGTGTCGAAGGGCAGACATGCAGTACCGCAACCCAGGTTGTATTCCTCAATAATTTGAACTTTGGGATTAATGATCCGGACTCAGGAGATAACCCTGTTCCGGCCGGTATGTACTTCGGCGAGTCGCCGTTTGCGGTAACCGATCCGTTTGCGAATCAGGGAAGCTCGATCTCTCATAACCTCTGGTATGGTGTGCGGGGTGCAGCTCCGTTTGGAACATGTCCGCAGGATGTCACTTATGAGACGAATGCAGTGTGCGCGAACCCCAAACTTGTTGCGGAGACGGATTACGACAACATCAATCCGGCACTGACTGCAAGTAGTCCCGCAATCGGAGCAGGTATACCGATCACTGGGATGGCTACAGACTTTGCCGATGCATCACGTCCTGTTTCGAATCCTTCCATCGGTGCATTTGAGTATGGATCCGGAACCGGAGGCACCACTACTGCGCCAACCTCCCAGCCCGCGACAGTAACATTATCCGTACCGTCGAGCACTGTTACTGCGGGACAGCCGGTAACGCTTTCGGCCACGCTGGCTGTGAGCGGCAGTGTGGTGCCGACCGGAACGGTCTCGTTCATGAATGGATCGACATCGCTTGGTACGGCCACTTTGAGTAATTCCGGCACAGCCACCTTGTCACTTTCATCTCTTGCTGCCGGAAACTACACAGTGACCGCCGTATATTCCGGCGACTCACACTACGGTGCAGGAACGTCGAACGCCGTAGCCGTTACTGTGAGCGGTACCAGCAGCACTACACCTCCACCGGTAACAGGCACGCCGCCCCCTGTAACAGGCACACCGCCACCGGTGACAAGTACACCTCCACCCGTAACGAGCTCGCCACCTCCGGTGACGGGCTCGTCCCCGGGGACGGCAGCAATCACGATCAGCCAGCCGAACTACGGGTTCAATGTGATCCCGGGTTCGACTCGGCGGGTCTTTGCTACGGCAACCAATGCAACCTCAAGCCAAATTACCTGGTCTGTTAAATCAGGCTCGGCGCAGATCTCTTCGACGACTGGACCATGGGTTGATGTGACTGCACCGGCAACGGGGTCTTCGTGTTCTTACACGGGGACCAGCGCGCAGTATGGCGTAAGCTCGTCGACCCAATTCACCATAGAAGCGGCCTTGGCTGAGAGTGGTGCCAAGGTCGCGACTGCCACTTTTAATGTTTGCAATCCGACCGTTGAAGTCTCTGTTGTTCCGTTCTATCGCGCGCTCTATGCCAACCAGCCTGCCGATGTACAGAGCCTTGTACTTGGTGCCGTCAATCAGAATGTACATTGGGCAATTACATCGCAGCCCAAGGGAGGTGACGGAAAATTAACCGATTCCGCCTCTCGCGACACCCTCTTTGTTGGAACTGTTCCAGGACGTTATGAGCTTACCGCAACAAGCGTAGCGAACACAGGAAAGAGCGCGACCGCAATTCTCTATGTTACCGGCCACAAGATGCCGTATCGCGTTACACCAAATCTGACCGAGCCTGTTGATTGCTCGGTAGATCCATCCATGCAGGGTGCAGTCTACGAGGTGGGGCCATCGCAGACATTCAAGACTCTGGCGTCGGTGCCTTTCCCGACGATGCTTCCCGGGTCGACAGTTCGGTTACACAATGAAGATAAAACTGGGTTGAATCCAACCACCTATCACGAGTATGTCGAGATATCGCAGCCTGCTACGGCAGAGCAGCCCTTCCGCCTGTGCGGTGTGCCCGATGCTTCAGGCCACCTGCCAATTATCGACGGAACAAAGGCTACCGGGCGTCCTGATACAAGTACGGACATCGCAGGTTATGGCCTTCTGACTCTTCATAACTCCGATGCCTTTGCCTACTGGCCAAAGTTTATAGCTGCACAATACATCGTTGTTGAAGGAATTCAGTTCCGCGATGCAAACCCCGTAACCAGCTACACCGCTCCGACAGGTTCTTCTCATGCCTGGCAGAGCTCTGCGGCATGCATTCATATCAGCGAGGCGCAGAACGTAACATTTGTTGGAAACGACATCGGAAGCTGCGGCAACGGCGTTCTGAGCGACTTCAACAGCAACGCCGGCTGGGGAGCATCCGATGTGAATGTGCTTTGGGAGGGCAACAATATCCATAACAACGGAATTGCCGGCTCGAACCAGGATCATCAGATGTACCTACAATCGTGGAACAATATTGTGCAGTTCAATCGCATCGACAACTACACTAAGGGAGCTCTAGGCGCCAACATCAAGTCGCGCGGCCTGAACGACATCATCCGTTATAACTACCTCGGTGACGGCACACAGCGAGAGATGGATCTGGTCGATGTCAAGGATGCTCCAGCCTACATGTCTTTTACAGGATTTCTAAGTGGCGGAACTAACTCCTTCCACGCGCTGTATAGCAAGGACAGCTATCCTGCCGACCGCATTGCAGCCGAGCAGGAGGCTTGGAACTCGCACTTTGTCTACGGAAATATCTATCAGAACAGCACCTCCGCGGCACCAATTCACTTCTCGATGGATACTGCTGGCGGCGAGCTTGCACGAAAAGGTTCGCTCTACTGGTACAACAACACCTTCTACCAGAAAGCCTGCACGACATGTTCTTCTGTCTGGACCTTGTTCGATACCACGGGAGGAAACGGTACTTACTTTCCTCAGGCCCAGTTTCAGACCGTTCAAGCCTATAACAACGTTATATGGATGGACAGTGTCGCCAAGCCTTACTTCGAGTGGAATAACTACTCTGCATTTATTGGAGTTGGTGGCGGTAACCTTCTGACCTCGAATTGGGGAAGCGATCTTACGACGGGAGGCACTGGCACTGGCTGGAGCGTGGATTCGAGTGCCGTTGCTTACCAGGGAAGTCTGCCTCTGGATAACCACCTGACCGGCTTCGACAAGAACGACATCAAAACTTCCGGATCAATACCGTTTGACCGCACCTCATGGACCCTCGGCACCGCCATTACCGCTGTGCAGAGCGTTCCATCCGCGGTCTGCGAGATGCCGACGCGGTTTGCCTATCTCCCCAATCTGGGCTACGCCGTTCCTCGAACAGCGACCCCAAATGTGGGCGCAACCGATACCATCGCCGAAACCGCAGAGCTTATCAACCAGGCAGCCGGAAGCGGCAGATACAACACGCGCTACTCGAACTGCCACTAG